TGCCTTTCGCCATGCCAGCTTTTTTTAGCAGGGCTGAAAGAGAAGCTTGGGAATAGGGTTGGTAGGCAAAGGCTTCTAAAGCCAGATCAAAAAAAGCATCCTGTTTTTTTCCGGATAATCGTGAAAAAGCGGGTTTTGGCATAGATAACACCTCCATGACTATAGGGTCATCTTAATAGAAAGGAAAGAATCTTGTCAAGAAGAAATAGAAAAAGAGATGAAAACCGCTGAAAAAAATGATTTCAGAAGAAAAATCTGATAGAATAAAGCCTACAAAAGCAGCATCAAAAAATAGAAGTAGAAGATATAGAAGCAAAAAAACAAAAGCACAAAGCACAAAGCAGAAGTACAAAATAGAAGCACAAAGTAGAAGCAACAGGGAGGAAATAAGAATGAGTGACAATAAACATCGTGTGATTGGTGTCCGGTTTAAGAAAGCCGGTAAAATTTATTATTTTGATCCTCAGGATCTGGAAGTAGCAAAAGGAAATCAGGTGATTGTGGAAACCGCCCGTGGTACCGAACTGGGAGACGTGGTAGTGGGCATTAAAGAAGTAACGGATAAGGAGATTGTGGCACCACTAAAAAAAGTGATCCGGTTAGTGACGGAGGAAGATCTTCAGATTCATAAGGAAAACAAGGAAAAAGAGAAGGAAGCGTTTCAGGTAGCAACGGAGAAAATAACAAAGCATCAGCTAGAAATGAAGTTAGTAGATGTAGAATTTACTTTCGATAAAAATAAAATCATTTTTTACTTTACGGCCGATGGACGGATCGATTTTCGTGAGCTGGTGAAAGATTTGGCGGCGGTTTTTAAGACACGAATTGAACTACGTCAGATAGGGGTCCGGGATGAAGCGAAGCTGTTGGGTGGCATCGGCCCTTGCGGTAAATCCTTATGCTGCGCTACCTGGCTGGGTGATTTTGATCCCGTTACCATAAAAATGGCAAAAGAACAAAACCTATCCCTAAACCCTACCAAAATCTCTGGTATTTGCGGCAGGCTGTTTTGCTGCTTGCGCTATGAACATGAACATTATAACGACATGATTCGCCGCATGCCAGCCGTAGGAAGTAAAGTAAAAACAGAGTTGGGCGTAGGGGAAGTAACGGAAAGCGTTATCCTATGTGGGAAACTAAAGGTAAAAATAAAAAATCCGGTAGATGATGTGGAAGAGATAAAATGCTTTTCCATCGATGAAGTAACGCCGGTAAGCAAAAAGAAACTAAAAGATCAGTTGGATGAAAAGCCTTTGGAAAAAGAAGTGAAAGAGCTGGAGGATAAGGAATGAAAGAACAATGGCTGAAACCCGGAGAGCGGCTGGATGATTTACAGTGCCAAGGGTTTCACCTGATTCAGGATCCAAAATCCTTCTGTTTTGGAATGGATGCGGTCTTGATCAGTCATTTTGCAGAAATCCGGACTGGAGATCAGGTAATGGACTTATGCACGGGTAATGGGGTGATCCCCATCCTGCTGGCCGGAAAAAAAAGAAAAGGTCAGTTTACAGCCGTTGAAATACAGGAAGAAGCCAGTGAACGAGCCCAGCGCAATGTGCAGATGAATGGACTGGAGGATCGGATTAAAGTCGTGAAGGAAGATGTTAAAAACATCGCCTCTCTTTTTTCACCTTCCAGTTTTGATGTCGTGGTAAGCAATCCACCTTATCTGGCCGCCGATGGGTTGAAGAATCCTCGGCAGGATAAAGCCATTGCCCGTCATGAGGTGATGATGACCCTAAGGGACCTGATGGTACAAACCGCCTATTTACTGAAACCGGGCGGCCGTTTCTATCTGGTTCATCGTCCAGACCGGTTGGTAGACATGATGACCCTGTCCCGGCAAAACCGGCTGGAAGCCAAATGGATGCAGATGGTTCATCCTCGTCAGGATAAAAAGCCAAACCTGGTATTAGTACAGTTTGTAAAAAATGCCCGACCGGAACTAAAGCTTAAAAAACCCCTCTTTGTTTACGACAAAGAAGGGAATTATACGCCAGAATTGCTGGAATGTTATCAGTCTTGATGAAGGAGCTGGTAAACATCCCGTTTTGGAATGCCTCTTACTACCGCCACCTCTTTGATGGCGGTTTTTTTATCTTTTCCAGCTTCCATCAGAAGGGCGACATGGGCTTGGGGACTGATATCCTTCCAAGCTTCGCGAGCCGCTTCAGCCAGTACAGCCTCATCGGCGCCTTCTACCACCAGCACCATTTCACCTTTGGGAGGAGTTTCAGAGGCCTCAAAGTCCCTTAGCAACTCTTCTAGGGTGCTTCGGCGCCATTCTTCATGTTTTTTGGTCAGTTCCCGGCCAAGGGAGGCTTTCCGGTTACCCCAAGCTTCCAGCATGGCTTTAAGCGTTGTTTTGATCCGGTGAGGTGCTTCGTAGTAAATAAGGGTATGAGAGTCGTCCGCTGCCTTGTTCAAGGCTTGCCGCCGCTGCTTTTTATCCCGGGGTAGAAAGCCTTCAAAGGCAAAACGCTCTGTTGAAAGGCCGGACGCTACTAAGGCTGTTAGCATGGCAGAAGGTCCAGGAAGCACTTCAAAGGGCAAAGATTCCCGTAGGCAAGCCTGTACCATATCCGTCCCTGGATCAGAGATGCCGGGCATTCCCGCATCGGTAACCAGGGCGATGGTATTTCCTTTTCTCAGTTCTTCCAGAATAACTCCTTCTTTTTCCCTTCGATTATGGTCATGATAGCTGAAAAGAGGTTTCCGGATGTCAAAATGGGTCAGCAGCTTTAAGCTTCGGCGAGTGTCTTCGGCATAAATCAGATCAGCCTGCTTCAACACTTCCAGAGAACGAAGGGTCATATCTCCCAAATTTCCCAAAGGGGTGGGGCAAAGGTATAAGGTTCCTGGCTGCACCTGGAACCGGTAGGATTCATTGGTTGTCAAGATGATTCATCCTCTCGGCTGGAAATGAAGCAGGGTTGGATGTCAGGCCTAAGGTTCCTGATGTTGATGCTGATGCATCATTTCCTGTTTCAGCTTCCAAAGTTTTGTAGAGAGATCCACTTTATAGATCTGAGGAAATTGCAGCCGCTTGTATTCCGGCCACAGGCTGTCCAGCTCCAACTGAGCATGACTTCGCACATCCCGGACAGATCGCTTCTGGTAAACCGCTTTTCCCTGATGAAAATAAGGAATCATTAGTTCTTTTAAAGAATAACGACGGAAGGTTTTGGTTTTCCAGGTATAAATAGGGTGAAAGATGGTAAGGGGTTCGGTTTCATCAATCTGTTCATCTTCCAGCATAATCAGGTCGGCTAAAGCAAAAAGCCCGCTTTCATCATAAATACGGGTTACTTTTTTATAACCGGGATTCGTTATTTTCTGGGGATTGTCCGAGATTTTAATCTTAGGTTCCAGGACTCCCTTTTGCTCCGCTGCCGCCAGTTTATAAACACCACCCAAAGCCGGACAGTTACTGGAAGTAATTAAATTGGTACCCACTCCCCAACTATCAATTCGGGCACCTTGCATTTTAAGGGAATGAATTTTATCTTCATCCAAATCAGAGGAAGCAATAATCGCTGCATTAGGAAATCCAGCCGCATCCAGTTGCTCTCGGGCAACTTTGGTTAGATAGGACAGGTCTCCGGAATCGATCCGGATTCCCTTCGGCTCATAACCCTGTTGCCGGAGTTCTTTAAAAACCGTAATGGCATTGGGAATACCGCTTTTTAAGGTGTTATACGTATCTACCAACAACAAGCATTTGTCCGGATAGGTTTTGGCATAGGCCCGGAAAGCTTCCAACTCTGAATCAAACTTCTGAATCCAGCTATGCGCATGGGTTCCCACCACTGGAATACCAAATTGCTGGCCGGCTAATACATTGGAAGTGGCCACACATCCGCCGATATAGGCGGCTCTGGAACCTAAAATCGCCGCATCCGGCCCCTGAGCCCGGCGAAGACCAAACTCAAACACCGCATCTCCCTGAGCCGCCTCGCAGATACGGGCTGCTTTGGTGGCAATCAGGGACTGATAGTTAATTAGGTTTAGAATGGTTGATTCAATCAGTTGCGCTTCAAAGCAATTAGCTCTTACTCGCATCACCGGCTCATGAGGAAACATCACCGTACCTTCCGGAACACCGTCAATCGTACCAGTAAAACGAAAATGCCGTAACTTGTCTAAAAATCCATCCTGAAAGCCGACGCTTTTCAGATAATCCAAATCTTCTTCATTAAAAGTTAGATTTTCTATGTAATCAATGACCGACTCCACGCCGGCAATCAGGGTAAAACCGTTGTTACAAGGGTTTTTTCGAAAAAACACATCGAAAACCACCTCTTCTTCTCCTAATCCATTATCCAAATATCCTTGCATCATGCTTAGTTGGTAAAAGTCTGTCAATAGCGACAGATTTCGCATAATAATCCTCACTTTCTACCGGATGGCTTGGTTTATTTTTCCGACGGCTTGCTGGAAGCTATCTTAACTATTGATTATCCTTTATCCTTTGGGAAAAGTCAATGAAAGAGAATAAAGGAGAAGGAAGGGAAAAAAGAGAAAAAAGGAAAAAAAGAGTAAAAAGGCAAGCTGAAAAAGCTGTAAAGACTGGGTTATCTTGACATGCAAAGCAGATTTCCGTTATAGTAGAAGCATTAACCGTCGATGATGGAAGAGGAGGAATTTCATTGAGCCAGGAAAAAGAAACGCATCAAGAAAATAAAGGAACCTTTTATATCACCACCCCGATCTACTACCCCAGTGGAAAACTTCATATAGGCCACACTTATACTACCGTGGCTTCGGATGTGATGTCTCGATTTAAAAGAGAAATGGGTTATGACGTTACGTTTTTGACCGGTACGGACGAGCACGGAGAGAAAATACAGTCCACCGCAAAAGCCCAAGGAATGGAACCA
This region of Tindallia magadiensis genomic DNA includes:
- a CDS encoding PSP1 domain-containing protein — translated: MSDNKHRVIGVRFKKAGKIYYFDPQDLEVAKGNQVIVETARGTELGDVVVGIKEVTDKEIVAPLKKVIRLVTEEDLQIHKENKEKEKEAFQVATEKITKHQLEMKLVDVEFTFDKNKIIFYFTADGRIDFRELVKDLAAVFKTRIELRQIGVRDEAKLLGGIGPCGKSLCCATWLGDFDPVTIKMAKEQNLSLNPTKISGICGRLFCCLRYEHEHYNDMIRRMPAVGSKVKTELGVGEVTESVILCGKLKVKIKNPVDDVEEIKCFSIDEVTPVSKKKLKDQLDEKPLEKEVKELEDKE
- a CDS encoding tRNA1(Val) (adenine(37)-N6)-methyltransferase translates to MKEQWLKPGERLDDLQCQGFHLIQDPKSFCFGMDAVLISHFAEIRTGDQVMDLCTGNGVIPILLAGKKRKGQFTAVEIQEEASERAQRNVQMNGLEDRIKVVKEDVKNIASLFSPSSFDVVVSNPPYLAADGLKNPRQDKAIARHEVMMTLRDLMVQTAYLLKPGGRFYLVHRPDRLVDMMTLSRQNRLEAKWMQMVHPRQDKKPNLVLVQFVKNARPELKLKKPLFVYDKEGNYTPELLECYQS
- the rsmI gene encoding 16S rRNA (cytidine(1402)-2'-O)-methyltransferase, encoding MTTNESYRFQVQPGTLYLCPTPLGNLGDMTLRSLEVLKQADLIYAEDTRRSLKLLTHFDIRKPLFSYHDHNRREKEGVILEELRKGNTIALVTDAGMPGISDPGTDMVQACLRESLPFEVLPGPSAMLTALVASGLSTERFAFEGFLPRDKKQRRQALNKAADDSHTLIYYEAPHRIKTTLKAMLEAWGNRKASLGRELTKKHEEWRRSTLEELLRDFEASETPPKGEMVLVVEGADEAVLAEAAREAWKDISPQAHVALLMEAGKDKKTAIKEVAVVRGIPKRDVYQLLHQD
- a CDS encoding nicotinate phosphoribosyltransferase; protein product: MRNLSLLTDFYQLSMMQGYLDNGLGEEEVVFDVFFRKNPCNNGFTLIAGVESVIDYIENLTFNEEDLDYLKSVGFQDGFLDKLRHFRFTGTIDGVPEGTVMFPHEPVMRVRANCFEAQLIESTILNLINYQSLIATKAARICEAAQGDAVFEFGLRRAQGPDAAILGSRAAYIGGCVATSNVLAGQQFGIPVVGTHAHSWIQKFDSELEAFRAYAKTYPDKCLLLVDTYNTLKSGIPNAITVFKELRQQGYEPKGIRIDSGDLSYLTKVAREQLDAAGFPNAAIIASSDLDEDKIHSLKMQGARIDSWGVGTNLITSSNCPALGGVYKLAAAEQKGVLEPKIKISDNPQKITNPGYKKVTRIYDESGLFALADLIMLEDEQIDETEPLTIFHPIYTWKTKTFRRYSLKELMIPYFHQGKAVYQKRSVRDVRSHAQLELDSLWPEYKRLQFPQIYKVDLSTKLWKLKQEMMHQHQHQEP